A part of Hippopotamus amphibius kiboko isolate mHipAmp2 chromosome 16, mHipAmp2.hap2, whole genome shotgun sequence genomic DNA contains:
- the LOC130839048 gene encoding histone H3.3A codes for MARTKQTARKSTGGKAPRKQLATKAARKSAPSTGGVKKPHRYRPGTVALREIRRYQKSTELLIRKLPFQRLVREIAQDFKTDLRFQSAAIGALQEASEAYLVGLFEDTNLCAIHAKRVTIMPKDIQLARRIRGERA; via the coding sequence ATGGCCCGAACCAAGCAGACTGCTCGTAAGTCCACGGGTGGCAAAGCGCCCCGCAAACAGCTGGCCACTAAAGCGGCCAGGAAAAGCGCTCCCTCTACCGGCGGGGTGAAAAAGCCTCATCGCTACAGGCCCGGGACCGTTGCGCTTCGAGAAATCCGTCGTTACCAGAAATCCACCGAGCTCCTGATCCGGAAGCTGCCTTTCCAGAGGTTGGTGAGGGAGATCGCCCAGGACTTCAAAACCGACTTGAGGTTCCAGAGCGCCGCCATCGGTGCGCTGCAGGAGGCTAGTGAAGCGTACCTGGTGGGTTTGTTTGAAGATACTAATCTGTGTGCCATCCACGCTAAGAGAGTCACCATCATGCCCAAAGACATCCAGTTGGCTCGCCGGATACGGGGAGAGAGAGCTTAA